A region of the Rhizobium leguminosarum bv. trifolii WSM1325 genome:
AGGTAACGACGGTGGTCGTCGAGCCCACGGGTTCGGAAACGCTCGTCATCGTCCGGCTGGGGACGCAGACGCTGACCTGTGTCTTCAGGGAACGGATCAGGGCCGCCCCCGGCGAGGTGCTGAGGATTGCACCAATCCATGATGCGGTTCACCTGTTTGCCGGAAACGAGCAGCGGATCACATCAGGCGAAGCCCCGTTGAACTGACCCGGCCGATTGCCCCTCCCCTTCGGCCGGCGCCAGCCGGGGGCGCGTTTTCCGCGCCCCCGACCCCAAATGGAAACGCTATAGAACACTGCTATGAGAAAGCCGTCAGCCGGCTCTAGCTGACGGCGTTCCTTTTGCCGAGGAGGGCTGCGCGGATCTGTTCGCTTTTGCTCAACAGCGGAGCGGGAACCGGTGCTGTCTGCTCGGGCGCGTCGGCTTTGCCGGTAGCCTGCTTGAGGCTCAGGAAGCGGTTTTGCGCGACCAGCCGGTCTTCGGGCGACAGTGGTTCGACGGGTTCACCGTCAAGGTCATGGCGCATGGAATCCGGCTGGGCGCTGGCGAAATAGTAGCGCCGGCCGTGGACGTAGGCCGCGGTCGCCCGCCTGAGCGTCGTGACGCCGGCATCGGGCTTCAGGAGCGGGCGGAGTTCGTTGAAAAGGCCGACGGC
Encoded here:
- a CDS encoding ProQ activator of osmoprotectant transporter ProP (PFAM: ProQ activator of osmoprotectant transporter ProP~KEGG: rec:RHECIAT_PC0000003 hypothetical protein); its protein translation is MDKPWKISRGPIAATELDVEKANAINTLLIRPVGVLPAKAGDPVLPFAVGLFNELRPLLKPDAGVTTLRRATAAYVHGRRYYFASAQPDSMRHDLDGEPVEPLSPEDRLVAQNRFLSLKQATGKADAPEQTAPVPAPLLSKSEQIRAALLGKRNAVS